Proteins encoded in a region of the Macrobrachium nipponense isolate FS-2020 chromosome 39, ASM1510439v2, whole genome shotgun sequence genome:
- the LOC135210372 gene encoding uncharacterized protein LOC135210372, protein MMNAVQEMMQEMMKGFVGEGAVGVAEQIYSKLEDQNISSKYEEVFDRQEELGIIEPVKNRAADQVFIPHRPVIRNDENATTKIRPVFNCSLKVGKAPSLNEAAFPGIDLMNNLLSLVLYFRNNDYVVVADIVKAFLQVSYRGNEVASLIKDKFYMDNLVLSSNQGAQAPFIINSIKEIMNSGGLPLREWGSNCPGLLSTLDEDEKVASSEMKILGYIYDSNQDTLQLKVKQLNNDASSKRQILSALSSVFDPIGIFAPIMLQGKLIIHASKEADGCAMYAVQGGHSSLIFAKTKCNSINIS, encoded by the exons atgatgaatgcagtgcaagagatgatgcaggaaatgatgaagggattcgtgggagagggagctgtaggag TTGCCGAGCAGATTTACTCTAAATTAGAAGATCAGAATATATCCTCTAAATATGAGGAAGTTTTTGATAGACAGGAGGAGCTTGGCATTATTGAGCCTGTTAAAAATAGAGCCGCAGACCAAGTATTCATTCCTCATCGTCCTGTCataagaaatgatgaaaatgcCACCACTAAAATCCGTCCTGTATTCAATTGTAGTTTAAAGGTGGGAAAAGCTCCTTCATTAAATGAAGCCGCTTTTCCTGGTATTGATTTGATGAACAACTTGTTGTCATTGGTTTTATATTTCAGGAATAATGATTATGTAGTTGTAGCTGATATAGTGAAGGCTTTTCTCCAAGTTAG TTATAGAGGGAATGAAGTAGCTTCTCTGATTAAAGACAAATTTTATATGGATAACTTGGTGCTCTCTTCTAATCAGGGAGCCCAGGCACCATTTATTATCAATTctattaaggaaattatgaattCAGGGGGGTTGCCTTTACGGGAGTGGGGTTCTAATTGTCCTGGTTTGTTATCTACTCttgatgaagatgaaaaggtaGCTTCTTCTGAAATGAAgattttaggatatatttatgaCTCTAACCAGGATACCTTACAATTAAAGGTTAAGCAATTAAACAATGATGCTTCCTCAAAGCGTCAGATTTTGTCAGCTTTGTCTTCTGTCTTTGACCCTATTGGCATATTTGCACCTATAATGCTGCAGGGCAAGCTTATTATTC ATGCTTCGAAGGAAGCTGATGGTTGTGCTATGTATGCTGTGCAAGGTGGTCATAGTTCCCTGATATTTGCTAAGACTAAGTGTAATAGTATTAATATCTCTTAA